The Anaerosoma tenue genome has a window encoding:
- a CDS encoding nickel-dependent hydrogenase large subunit yields MARSVIDPVTRIEGHLRVEVEVQDNKVVDAWVSGTLYRGMETVMLDRSPEDAFYVTQRICGVCPISHSHASAQATEDALGIEIPEGGRLVRNLLEAAQFLHSHILWFYHLAALDYVNPINALSADIADTYALAQAAGTRPADFGAVAARLAAFAENGQLSIFTGHYWDHPGYVLPPELDLIATAHYLEALEVQAVANEIVAIIAGKFSHPMTSVPGGTAFVPTVDKLDDILYRFVRVKEFIDTALIPDTLAIAPFILDATTYGGGTGNFLSWGVFEAADRDPVNRFLPRGFGRGLSLEDVSPDDVTEYVEHSWYESGTGLNPKDGETKVKFTEYNTEDKYSYGKAVRCKEESTESGPLARMVVAYLHEKGGKDLTGGAAGVRTPAALIDSTLEALGVAGKPEVLVSLLGRVAARNLEAAYVADLALVWVNELVEAMKGTDLSFWKAAEKDTGDGVGAWEAPRGSVAHWIGINGGKIDHYQVVAPTTWDIAPRDASGTPGPMEQALIGAPIADAEKPLEALRIAHSFDP; encoded by the coding sequence GTGGCACGCTCTGTTATCGACCCCGTCACCCGTATCGAGGGTCACCTCCGCGTGGAGGTAGAGGTCCAGGACAACAAGGTCGTGGATGCATGGGTCTCCGGCACGCTGTACCGTGGCATGGAGACGGTCATGCTCGACCGCAGCCCCGAAGACGCGTTCTACGTGACGCAGCGGATCTGCGGCGTCTGCCCGATCTCGCACAGCCACGCGTCCGCTCAGGCTACCGAAGATGCGCTCGGCATCGAGATCCCTGAAGGCGGACGTCTCGTGCGTAACCTGCTCGAGGCAGCGCAGTTCCTGCACAGCCACATCCTGTGGTTCTACCACCTCGCCGCGCTCGACTACGTCAACCCGATCAACGCGCTTAGCGCGGACATCGCCGACACGTACGCGCTGGCGCAGGCCGCGGGCACCCGCCCCGCCGATTTCGGCGCCGTGGCTGCCCGTCTCGCCGCGTTCGCGGAGAACGGCCAGCTCTCCATCTTCACCGGCCACTACTGGGACCACCCCGGCTACGTGCTTCCGCCGGAGCTGGACCTGATCGCCACTGCGCACTATCTCGAGGCGCTCGAAGTGCAGGCTGTCGCCAACGAGATCGTGGCCATCATCGCCGGCAAGTTCTCGCACCCGATGACATCGGTGCCCGGCGGCACGGCGTTCGTCCCCACCGTGGACAAGCTCGACGACATCCTTTACCGCTTCGTGCGCGTGAAGGAGTTCATCGACACCGCGCTGATCCCGGACACGCTTGCCATCGCGCCGTTCATCCTGGATGCGACGACGTACGGCGGCGGTACCGGCAACTTCCTCAGCTGGGGTGTCTTCGAAGCAGCCGACCGCGACCCGGTCAACCGCTTCCTGCCCCGTGGCTTCGGTCGTGGCCTGTCCCTCGAGGACGTCAGCCCGGACGATGTCACCGAGTACGTGGAGCACTCCTGGTATGAGTCGGGAACCGGCCTCAACCCCAAGGACGGGGAGACGAAGGTCAAGTTCACCGAATACAACACCGAGGACAAGTACTCCTACGGCAAGGCTGTTCGCTGCAAGGAAGAGTCGACCGAGTCCGGTCCTCTCGCCCGCATGGTGGTCGCGTACCTCCACGAGAAGGGCGGCAAGGACCTCACCGGTGGAGCCGCAGGCGTTCGTACCCCTGCAGCGCTCATCGACTCGACCCTCGAGGCGCTCGGCGTCGCCGGCAAGCCTGAGGTGCTCGTGTCCCTGCTCGGCCGTGTTGCTGCACGCAACCTCGAGGCCGCGTACGTGGCAGACCTCGCGCTCGTGTGGGTCAACGAGCTTGTCGAAGCCATGAAGGGTACCGACCTCAGCTTCTGGAAGGCAGCCGAGAAGGACACCGGCGACGGCGTCGGCGCATGGGAGGCCCCCCGCGGTTCGGTCGCGCACTGGATCGGCATCAACGGCGGCAAGATCGATCACTATCAGGTGGTCGCTCCCACCACGTGGGACATCGCTCCCCGTGACGCCAGCGGCACGCCCGGCCCGATGGAGCAGGCGCTTATCGGTGCACCCATCGCGGACGCGGAGAAGCCGCTCGAGGCGCTTCGTATCGCCCACAGCTTCGATCCTTGA